The region CTTCCAGATCAGCCAGGAGATGAGTGATCTGGCCAAAAAGGCGCGCGACGGCAAGCTGAGTCCGGCTGAAATGTCTGGAGCCACCTTCACGATTTCCAGCCTGGGTGGCATTGGCGGGCGCTACTTCACGCCCATCATCAACGCCCCTGAGGTTGCCATTCTGGGCGTGTGCCGTTCCACCATGGAACCCATCTGGGACGGCAAAGCCTTTCAGCCGCGCCTGATGCTGCCCCTGTCACTGACCTGGGATCACCGCGTGATCGACGGCGCGGCAGCCGCCCGCTTCAATGTGTATTTGGGCCAAATTTTGGGCGACTTCCGGAGGGTTTTACTGTGAGCATCATCGACATCAAAGTCCCCGACATTGGCGACTTCGCCGAAGTCACCGTGATCGAGCTGCTGGTCAAACCCGGCGACACCATCAAAGCCGACCAAAGCCTGATCACCGTCGAGAGCGACAAAGCCTCGATGGAAATTCCTTCCAGCCACGGCGGCGTGGTGAAGGAACTCAAGGTCAAACTCGGCGACAAGGTTTCCGAAGGCACGCTGCTGCTGGTGGTGGAGGCTGCAGGTGATGCTGCAGCTCCCATTTCAGAACAAAAACAGCCTGTAGCCCTCGTTGTACCTGCGCAAGCAGCTACGCAATCTGTAGCACCTCCCGCTGCACCCCCCGTCCCCAATGCCGCCAGCTTTGGCGGCACGGCTGATCTGGACTGCGACCTACTGGTCCTGGGCGGTGGTCCCGGCGGCTACAGCGCCGCCTTCCGCGCCGCCGACCTTGGCCTCAAGGTCGTGGTGGTGGAGCGCTATGCCACCCTGGGCGGTGTCTGCCTGAATGTCGGTTGCATCCCGAGCAAAGCGCTGTTACACGTGGCCGCCGTGATGGACGAAGTGGCCCACCTGGGCGACCTGGGTGTGGACTTTGGCAAACCGGTGGTCAACGTTGACAAGCTGCGCGGCCACAAAGAGAAGGTGATTGCGAAACTGACCGGCGGTCTGGCCGCCATGGCCAAGATGCGCAAGGTGACCATCGTGCGCGGCTACGGCGCGTTTGTCGGGGCCAACCATGTCGAGGTCGAAGAAACCAGCGGCACCGCGCAAGAAAAAACCGGCAGCAAGAAGGTCATCGCCTTCAAGCGCGCCATCATCGCCGCCGGTAGCCAGGCCGTGCGCCTGCCCTTCATGCCCAATGACCCACGTGTGGTGGATAGCACCGGTGCCTTGGCATTGAAAGAAGTCCCCAAACGCATGCTGATCCTGGGCGGCGGCATCATCGGCCTGGAAATGGGCACGGTCTACAGCACCCTGGGCGCACGTCTGGATGTGGTCGAAATGCTCGACGGCCTGATGCAAGGTGCTGACCGTGATCTGGTCAAGATCTGGCAAAAGATGAACGCGCCACGGTTTGACAACATCATGTTGAAAACAAAAACTGTCGCCGCCGAAGCCACACCCGAAGGCATCAAGGTCACGTTTGCACCGGCAGAGGAGGGCGTCAAGGTGCCCGAGCCGCAAATCTACGATCTGGTGTTGCAGGCGGTTGGTCGCACACCCAATGGCAAGAAAATCGCCGCCGACAAGGCTGGCGTGGCCGTCACCGACCGTGGCTTCATCAATGTCGACATCCAGATGCGCACCAATGTGCCGCACATCTTCGCCATCGGCGACATCGTCGGCCAGCCCATGCTGGCGCACAAGGCGGTGCACGAGGCGCATGTCGCCGCAGAAGTCATCGCCGGTGAATTACAAGGCAACAAGGAATTGGCAGCCGCCGCCTTCAACGCCCGCGTCATCCCCAGCGTGGCCTACACCGACCCCGAAGTGGCCTGGGTTGGCCTCACCGAAGATCAAGCCAAGGCGCAAGGCATCAAGGTCAAGAAGGGCCTGTTCCCCTGGAACGCCTCAGGCCGCGCCATCGCTAATGGCCGCGACGAAGGGGTCACCAAGTTGCTGTTCGACGACAGCCCCGAAGCCCATGGCCACGGCAAGATCCTGGGCGGCGGCATGGTCGGCACTCATGCGGGCGACATGATCGGCGAAGTGGCGCTGGCGATTGAGATGGGTGCGGATGCCATCGATATCGGCAAGACCATTCACCCGCATCCGACGCTGGGGGAAAGCATCGGTATGGCGGCGGAGGTGGCGCATGGGTCTTGTACTGACGTGCCGCCAGCGCGCAAGTAGTTCGAGTCTGATTCCAACGCAAAGCCCGAACTGGCAACGGTTCGGGCTTTTTGCTGTCTGACAGGTGCACATGGATCTGCGTCCAACGAGCGTTCCCCAAATACCTCGAATGTGCATCTTCGCCCATGGCTTTGCGCCCGCTCGCTGTGCTCGTTGTTGCGGTGGCCTTCATCCATTGTTTTGGCTCCAGCCTCAACGAGCATGTTCACTTCCAGGTCTGCGTGGTTGACGGAGTCTGTGAGGTTGCGTTATTGCGCCCGGTCCCCCTTGCCATGGAGATGCGCCGATGTGTCTTCGGTGGGGGGCTGCGTGACCGGCAGGTACACCCGGAAGGTGCTGCCCTTGCCCACCTCACTGTGGACTTCGATCCGGCCATGGTGTTTGTGCACGATGCTGTAGGACACCGACAAGCCCAGTCCTGTTCCTTTGCCGATCGGCTTGGTGGTGAAGAAGGGGTCAAAAATATGGCTCAGCTGCTCTGCTGGAATGCCCTTGCCGGTGTCCGCAATGTCGATCCACACTTCCTGTTCCTGCGTGCCCGTGCAAATGGTGATGATGCCTTTTTCTTCGATGGCTTGGGCGGCATTGATCAGAAGGTTCATGAACACCTGATTCAACTGCGACAACAGGCACTGGACTAGTGGGAGCTGACCATAGTCTTTGACCACCTCGCATTTGTATTTGAGTTCGTTCCACACCACTTTCAGGGTGCTTTCGAGGCCGGTGTGGATGTTGGCAAAGTCCCAGTCATCTTCGTGACTGGCATGGGCGAAATCTTTCAGGCTCTGGACGATGTTCTTGACCCGGGCGGTGCCTTCGTGCGATTCGGACAGCAAGTTGATAGCGTCTTCGCGCAGAAACTGCAGGTCGATGTGCTCCTTGAGCGACCGTAACCCAACCAGCAGTGGCACCACAGAGGAGGCGAGTGCTTCTGCGCCGGGCTGGCTGGGGTGCACGAGCGTTTCCAGCTGCTCATAGGCGTCTAGCAATTCGAGCAACTCCTTCACATACCTTTCCAGGGCGTACAGATTGGACGAGACAAAGCCGATGGGGTTGTTGATCTCGTGCGCCACGCCCGCCGCCAGCAAGCCGATGGAGGCCATTTTTTCTGATTGCAGCAGCTGGATCTGGGCTTGCTCCAGCTTGTGGTTTGAGGCCAGCAGTTCGGTGTTGATCCGGCTGACCTCGACCATGGCTGTGCGCACTTCATCCTCCGCCAGTTGGCGCTCGGTAATGTCACGTCCCTCGGCAATCAACTGTTCAACCCGGCCATGACCATCGTGCACCGGCTTGAGGGAAAAATCGATATGGCGCAGCGAACCCTGGCCGCCCTGCGTAGAGACTTCAAAACGAACGAAATTACCCAGGGCCGCCTGCGCTATCGCCGCCTTCAGCTTCGTCTGCTGCGCAGCAGAGTGCTGCCACCAGGGCGTTGTCCAGAGCGGCTTGCCAACCACATCCGCCAGCTGGAGGCCCAAGGCATCGAGGGCGGTCTGGTTGGCATCACGCAGCATGCCATCGGGGCTCAGAATGCCGATGAACTGGAAGGCTTGGTCAAAGATGGCGTGAAATTTCTCCTCGTTTTCGCGCAGTTGTTCTGTGACCCGCTTGATCTCGGTGAGGTCGATCATGGTCGCCACATAGCCGGAGATGATGCGGTGTTCGTCCAGCACCGGGGCAATGTTGGTGAGAACCGGAATAAGTCGGCCATCCTTGGCCCGCCGCAGAACTTCACCATGGAACAAGCCGGACTGGCCCGCCATCTGGATCGCGTCTTGCGGACTGCCGGCCTCGTTCCCAGTGACTTCCAGCAGGCTGATGGGCTGGCCAATGACTTCCTCCAACTGGTAGCCGAACAGTCGGGTAAAGGCCGGATTGATATAAGAAAAATGCAGATCAGCTTCCACCAACGAGATCGCTTCATGCGATTGTTTGAGCGCTTCGCCGAGCCGCCGGTTCACCCTTTCTACCCGCTTGCGGGTTGCGGAAACTTGCATCAGGCGGTCCAGTACCCCGGAGCGGGCGGGGCGGGATATCGGACCGTTCGTGGCCTGCAAGGAAATGGGGGTGTCAAGATTGCCACTCGCCAGATGGGTGGCAATGGTGACGGCCTTGTCCATGTCGCCGCCGACTCGGTGCAGTACCAAAGTGCGCAGCCTGAATCCGATATAGATGTAAAGCAGCCCCAAGCCTCCAATGATGCTGATGAGGTACCACAGCTGCTTGCGGAAAGTGGCCTCTATATCGTCCATATAGACCCCCGAGCCGATGATCCAATGCCAGGGTACAAATAATTTGACATAGGACAGCTTGGGTTGTACGGAGCTGGCCCCTGGCTTGGGCCAAACGTAGCGGACATAGCCGCTGCCCAGACGCAGAGCCGTGTCAACAAAGTCCGCAAAAAATTTCTTCCCTTCCGCATCCTTGAAATCGGAGAGGTCTTTTCCTTCCAGTTCCGGCATGATGGGATGCATGAGCATCAAATGCTGGGTGTCGTTGATCCACAGGTAATCATTTTGGCTTGTGCGGATCTGGCGAATCGTTTCCCTGGCCTTTGTCTGCGCCTCGACGCGCGTCAACGTGCCACGGATTTCAAGTGCATGGAAATCATTGATCAGACTCAGTGCGATCTCGACCCGCTCGCGAACTTCAAGTTGCTTGCTGGCCACCAGTGAGGAGTGGAATTCCGACAGAAACAGCACTGAAAGACCAAGCATGCCAATGATGCCGATGGCAGACATCAGCTGCAGCAAGCCTTTCAAGCCAAATTTATGCGTCATGTCGCCATTCGTGGGTTTTGCATAATGAAATTGTGGCTAGCATAACTTGCCCGTTATCGGCGTGTCCAGGTTTTTTCCAGTATTTAATAGGTCGCGGATTCAAGTACGAAGTGCACCATTTGATAAACGGTTGGGCCAAGAGCCAATAGGATGAGCTCTTTGCGACCAACCAGTCTCAGGGAGCACCATGAACTACAAGCACTTGACCCATGTCGTGTGCGTTTTCAGTCAAGAAGGCGTGATGCCTATGGATGCCAGAGAGCCAGACCGTGCGCATTCTCCTCTCATGATGACAACATCATGCTCAAAACCAAAACCGTTGCGGCTGAAGCCACGCCCGAAGGCATCAAGGTCACGTTTGCACCAGCAGAGGAGGGCGTGAAAGTGCCCGAGCCACAAACCTACGACCTGGTTTTACAAGCCGTAGGCCGCACGCCCAATGGCAAGAAGATTGCTGCCGACAAGGCCGGTGTGGCCGTGTCGGACTGAGGCCTCATCAACGTCGACATCCAGATGCGTACCAACGTGTCGGACAGCCCCTCAAATTGGCCTCTTCTCTTCAATTGTCGGGATTGGCGACGTGGCGTGCGTCGTCAACCCGACACCGGTGCGCTTAAGTCAGAGCCGTTTGAGGCCTTCTTCAAAGCTGATGATTTCGTAGGTCTGGGTGTATTTGAGCGCGGCATCGGCAATGGCATCGACCTTTTCTGCCGTATCCATCTTCTTCATTTTGGTCTTGTCGAGGTACAGGAAGTCGATCAGCTCGTTGTAGACCGAGGTGTCGTCAATCGGCAGCACGTAAAACGAAACACCGTTGAATTCGATCTGATAGCGCGAGGCACGATCCAGATCGGACACGTAGATGAAATATTTGCCACCGGCCTTGATGTTGCTGCCCAGCGTCTCGATCAGCGCAGGAAGGTGTTTGTAGGTTGTGAGCGAACCTGCCAGAAAAGACAGGGTTTCGTCGTCGTCGGCAGCGGTGGCAAAGGCTGCTTCAAGCATCACGCGGGGCTCAATAGTTAGAGCGATTTCGCCGCGAAAGCCGAAACGGCCAGTGACATGGGTCGGCCCATGGAGTGCCGGTTTCAACAGTCGGCCTTCGGCCTCAAGACGCTGAAAAGCAAGGGATGTGTTGGTGGTGGTCATGTCATTTCCTGGTAATGCCACCCTCGCGCAAATTCGCTCGATTGGATGGTTGCAACAAGCAACGCATTTATCGAGCCACTATGTTTGATTTGAAAAAACTATCCTTTTGAACTGCCGGAACTACCAGGTTTTTAAATTGGTATGACATTACCCACACGCCACAGGTGTACGACCAAAGTGAAATTGCTGCGCTTCTATGGCGCTACAAAACATGCATCAGCCGCGAATTGCGCCGCAAGCATGACCAGCATGGTTACCGATCCCAACAAGCCCTGCGCATGAAAATGACTTGTATAGACCGTAATATATGCACAAGTAGCTACATAATTAGTAGCTATTTTGATCGCAAAAAAGGAATCAACCTCTGCACATTGTTGACACTATTTGGGATGGGGTTAACGCACACTGATGCTGATACGGTCATAGTGACCCTGTTCGTCCATCACCGTAATGTCAACACGCCCTGTTTCGGTAAGGCGATGAATCAGCGGCATGCTGGTCTGTATCGCCGAAGTCAGCCGAGCCGGCATAGGCCCGGACTTCCAACGTTTTGTTGTCCACTACCATGGCCGCCATGGAGACACGTGGCGGCAGGGCACTAAGTCGGCTGGTCAGCAGCAGTTCAACCGTCTGCTGGGTTTGTGCATCAATACTGGTGTCGATGCGTTGTTGACCCTGCGCTTGTTTGCGCAGACGCTCGGCAAGCAAGGGGGCGAGCAGGGGGGGCGCATGGTCTGGGCAATGATGGGTTCCTGATAGGCATCACGGATGTTGTTGTCAGACCAGATACCGACCATTCGGTGCAGTACTTTGTCGCGCGCCAGTCGGGCGCGTTGGGGCTGACGATCTGGCCGCAGGCGCGATGGGGCTTGGGGTAGCACGGTGAGCAAGGCTGCATCGGCGTGACTCAGGCGTTTGGCCGGTTTACCAAGATAGGCCCGACTGGCGGCCTCAATACCCTCCAGGACACCACCCATCGGCGCATAGTTCACGTAAATGGCCAGGATTTCGTCTTTGGAGTAATGCAATTCGAGTTGCAGGGCGCGCAGGATTTGTCGGCTTTTGCCAAACAGTGTTCTTGGTGTGGGTTCAATGATGCGTGCAACCTGCATGGTCAAGGTAGAACCCCCGGAGACGATGTGTCCGTAACGCAGCCATTGCCATGCGGCGCGTGCCAGGGCCAGTGGATTGATGCCCGGATGCCAGCGGAACCAGCGATCCTCATAGTGTTCCAGGGCTTGTAGATAAAGTGGTGAAACATCTTCCAATGCAACCGGGTGTCGCCAGACGTGGTCGCGGTCCGGAAAGGCGCGTAATGGTGCTCCGTCACGAGCAACAATAAGCAGTGCGTTGGGTGCATCACGGCCTGGTACCGGTGGCGGAAACACATGGTCAAGCGCAGCCAACAGCAGCAGGGTGATGAGCACACCCCACCACCCGCGTGGGCGGCTGCTCAGCCGGTTTCACCATCAGTGGTTTTGGTGAAGTTTCGGCCAAGCAGGAAGAGAGCCAGCTTCTCCTGGGTGCTGGTGTAGTGGTTTTTGCCCAATTCGGCAGCAGCCACGGCAACCAGATTCTCCTGGCCTTCGATCTTGAGCTTGTGCCGCATCAGCGTGGTTGTGCGAGCCATGGTCAACGGATTTGACTTTCAAATTATGACATGGCATTTCGTAACGGCTCATGTTTATTAACATAATATACATCGTATAAAACTATATACAACCAACAGCAAACCAGTCAGGACGCGTCACAAATCCACACAAGTAAAGTTGGCCCTAAAACTGGGGTCAACTTTAGTGTTGTGAACGTCAAATCGTATATTGTTTGCCCGCATCTGAAAATTATGCTGACCGATCTGGGACTCAATCCCGGATCCAGCGGGAAAATGTTGCACGTCACGCGCTAGAAAACGTACAGACGAAAAAAATCCTCTATAAATCATTGATTTAAAGAGGATTTCATAACTATCTGGCGGAGCAGGGGGGATTCGAACCCCCGGGGGATTTTACTCCCCGCACGCTTTCCAGGCGTGTGACTTAAACCACTCATCCACCGCTCCGAAGCCCGAAATTCTAACCGAGCTATGACTTGTTTCTTCGGAAGATCGGTCTGTGTTGGGTATCTTTCATAAAAAAAGCCACCCTTGGGTGGCTTTTAAATTTGAAAAAGCTGAAAACTGATCAGTTCAAAGCAGTTTTCTTGCCATCCTTGTATGTAGACAAGGTGATCGCTGGATTTTTCATTTCGCCAGATGGCTCAAATGCAATGGTATTGGTCACGCCTTTGAAATTGGATTCAGCCAATTTAGTCACATAAACCTTGGGATCTGTCGAATTGGCACGCTTCATTGCATCAGCCAAGAGGAAAGTCGCGTCATAGGTATATGGGCTGTAAACCTGGAACTGACCAGGGTATTTTGCATCGTAACGCTTCTTCCAGGCTTCGCCGCCAGGCATCTTGGCCAGTGAAGCACCACCTTCTGCGCACACCACATTTTCAAGAATCTTTGCACCATCAGCCAGTTTCGCCAACTCGGAGGTACAGATACCATCACCGCCGAAATATTTGTAACCACCCATGCCCAAGGATTCCATTTGGCGCAACATCGGACCTGCTTGAGGATCCATACCCCCGAAGAAGACGGCATCTGGTTTCTTTGCCTTGATTGCTGTCAAAATTGCCATGAAGTCAGTGGCTTTATCAGTGGTGAATTGATCGTCAACCACTTTGATGCCCTTAGTCAGCGCAACTTTTTTGAACACTTCCGCTACGCCTTGACCATAAGCTGTACGGTCATCAATCATGGCGACTGACTTGACTTTCAACACGTCAGCAGCATAGATAGCCAAACCAGCACCCAATGACAAGTCATTGGCAATAATGCGGTAGGTTGTCTTATAACCAGGTTTGGTCAAATTGGGGTTGGTTGCAGCACCTGTGACCATGGGGATACCACAGTCGTGGTAAATCTTGGATGCTGGAATGGTGGTACCTGAATTCAGGTGACCGACTACGCCCGCAACTTTACTGTCGCACAATTTTTGTGCTACGGCTGTGCCCTGTTTTGGATCAGCGGCATCATCTTCCGCTTGAAGTTCAAACTTGATCTTCTTGCCACCAATGACAATATTTTGAGCATTCAAGTCTTCAATGGCCATACGAGCGCCATTGGTGTTGTCCTTGCCATAGTGTGATTGCGCACCAGACATCGGTGCAACGTGCCCAATTTTCACGACCATGTCTTGAGCAGAAGCCAGACCAGCTACGGCGGCAATGGCAGCAGCGACAGTAATTTTCAATTTCATTTGCATAGACAACTCCAGGTTAAAAAATTGTGAATTGAATTATTCAGCAACCCAAACGATAACGCAATTTTTGGGCCAGACACTTAGGGTAGACACCAACAGAACGCACTTATGAACCATAAATTGCTCTTATTTTTGAGTTTTGTATTCACTCTGCTCACTGAGTACATCCAAAACCGCTTGTCGAACAAACAGTTCCATCTCATCTTGGAGCTTGGTGCTCAGATCTGACCACTGCTTTGCCACCATAGCTCGCATCACACGATCCATCTCCTCTTGCATACGCCGCTCAAAGATTGGTTTGATCTGCTGTAGAACTTGATCCACGATCATTTGTACTTGTGGTTGCTGATGAGATGCCGTGCGAGTCAGGCTGGCTGGATCCACTACCTCTGTCAGGGTTGGAACAAATCGTGGTTGAGGCCTTTGAGCTGGATTCATTTGTTGACTTTCTGCAGATCATGACGAACCAGATGGAACCCGGTTTGAGCATAGTATTTCCATCGTCTTCTCGCTTGTTGACGGTCAGTCTCATCTTGACTCACGATTTCAATCACACGTTCATACCGATCAAAACCATCCGGTACCAAAGGCCATAAATTCACCAAAACCGAGTGAATGTTGATACCGTCAAGTACATCCGCCAACACAACCGACGATTTTTCCAATACAGACCTTGGCGCATCAAGACCAACATGTGTTACAAAATCAGTGGTGGAAAGTGCCCATAAATCAGTATCCAGTTGACTCAATTCATCTTGTGGCCCCGTCACAACGACCTTCACGCCACCCGTAACCGCTTTGCGAAGCAATCGACACACGTAGCCCAAGCGATCTGGCACATTGAAGTGAAATGCAATGTCGGTCAAACAACTGCTCCCTCGGCGGCGTAGTTGAGTAAAAAGTCAAGCAACAGACCTACGGGACGCCCGGTGGCACCTTTGGCTGCACCACTCTTCCAGGCCGTACCTGCCACATCAAGATGGGCCCAAGGGTATTTGGATGTAAAACGCTGCAAAAATTTCGCCGCGGTGACGGCCCCACCCGCTCGACCTGCAACATTTGCCACATCGGCAAAGCTGGTTTTTAGTCCTTCCGCATATTCGTCGTCGAGAGGCATGGGCCAGCATAGATCCAGAGAAGACTCACTGGCACTCAACAAGGCCTTCGACAAGTTTTCATTGGTTGAAAAAAACCCACTGCGCACGCCTCCCAAAGCAATCACGCACGCGCCGGTCAATGTCGCAATATCCAGAACAGCCTTGGGTTTAAAGCGCTCGGCATATGTGAGTGCATCACACAGCACCAAACGCCCTTCTGCATCCGTATTGAGTACTTCAATGGTTTGTCCGCTCATGCTGGTGACTACATCCCCTGGTTTTAGAGCACGGCTACCGGGCAGGTTTTCACATGAGGCAATCAAGCCCACCACATTGATTTCGGGTTGCAGCTCAGCCAGCGCACGAAATACACCCAGCACACTGGCGGCACCACACATGTCGTATTTCATCTCATCCATTTCCGCCGCAGGCTTGATGGAAATACCACCACTGTCAAAGGTGATGCCTTTGCCCACTAATACCACAGGTGCCTCGGTCTTGGCGGCTCCTTGATAGCGCAACTCGATAAACCGCAGGGGTTCATCAGAGCCTTTGGCTACCGCTTGAAAAGCGCCCATTCCCAATTTATCAACTTCTTTGGGACCCAATATTTCCACCTTGATATGAGCAAACTTGGCCAACGCCTTGGCTACACCTGCCAAATGGGTCGGTGTAGCGTAATTGGCTGGTCGATTACCCCATTCTTTGGCCAGTTCAATGCCATTCACTGCGGCAACTGCTCGCTTAAAGACGGCTTCTAACAACTTGTCATCAGGCACGGCCACAGATACCTGGGTAATTGATCGACCCTGAGCGTCTGACTTGGTGGTTTGGTACATGTAAGTAGACTCGGCCAAACAAGTTAGTGCAGCGCGAAGCCCCTGAGCATTGGGTTGGAGCAAGAAATTCAAGCTCACATGTTTGGGTTTGGATGACTTCACAGCCGCCATGGCTGCAGACACGCCTTTTCGTATATCTCCATGTGAGCCATCTGCAATATGCACAAGCACCACATGGGTAGCAGCAAAACCAAGAGGTCGATAAACATCCAATACTTGTCCAGCTTTTGCAATCAGATCGCCCGATTTAAGTGCTTTGGCAATCAGAACAGACAAGGCATCTTTGCCCGATTGAAAGCTGTTGGGAACGAACACCAGAGAAACGTCGGTTTTTTCAGTGGATACAGTTGCTGGGACAAAAATATTGAGATCAAAGTTCATAATTGGCGGTTTCCTTTTCAAGCAATGTTATTCCATTCTTCCCTACGTAAAGAGCTTTCGCGCAGTTTCGGGGCTACCTTGGTTGTGCTGATCACCGTGGTCATGACCATGACCCTGATACGGACACTGGGCCTGGCATCCAGCGGCACGTTCAGCCCATCAGACGTGACATTGGTCATGGGCTACACCGTGCTTGCTTATACCCCCACTTTGCTCAGTATGAGTTTGTTCATTGCCATCATTGCAACCTTGTCACGCATGTACCGCGAAAGTGAAATGGTCATCTGGTTTTGCAGTGGTAAGGGACTTTCATCTCTGATCAGTCCTTTGTTCCGGTTTTCTTTACCTATTTTTGCTGTGATTGCGGCCTTGGCCCTGCTCGTACTACCATGGACCAACATGCGTATCGATGATTTGAAAAACCAGTATGAAAAGCGTGGTGATCTGGAACGTATCGAACCAGGACAATTTCAGGAATCCGCCAATGGTGCCAAGGTATTTTTTGTGGAAAAAAATCTGCCTGGACAAACCAGCGGCACCAATGTATTTATTGCCA is a window of Rhodoferax lithotrophicus DNA encoding:
- the lpdA gene encoding dihydrolipoyl dehydrogenase, whose translation is MSIIDIKVPDIGDFAEVTVIELLVKPGDTIKADQSLITVESDKASMEIPSSHGGVVKELKVKLGDKVSEGTLLLVVEAAGDAAAPISEQKQPVALVVPAQAATQSVAPPAAPPVPNAASFGGTADLDCDLLVLGGGPGGYSAAFRAADLGLKVVVVERYATLGGVCLNVGCIPSKALLHVAAVMDEVAHLGDLGVDFGKPVVNVDKLRGHKEKVIAKLTGGLAAMAKMRKVTIVRGYGAFVGANHVEVEETSGTAQEKTGSKKVIAFKRAIIAAGSQAVRLPFMPNDPRVVDSTGALALKEVPKRMLILGGGIIGLEMGTVYSTLGARLDVVEMLDGLMQGADRDLVKIWQKMNAPRFDNIMLKTKTVAAEATPEGIKVTFAPAEEGVKVPEPQIYDLVLQAVGRTPNGKKIAADKAGVAVTDRGFINVDIQMRTNVPHIFAIGDIVGQPMLAHKAVHEAHVAAEVIAGELQGNKELAAAAFNARVIPSVAYTDPEVAWVGLTEDQAKAQGIKVKKGLFPWNASGRAIANGRDEGVTKLLFDDSPEAHGHGKILGGGMVGTHAGDMIGEVALAIEMGADAIDIGKTIHPHPTLGESIGMAAEVAHGSCTDVPPARK
- a CDS encoding cache domain-containing protein produces the protein MTHKFGLKGLLQLMSAIGIIGMLGLSVLFLSEFHSSLVASKQLEVRERVEIALSLINDFHALEIRGTLTRVEAQTKARETIRQIRTSQNDYLWINDTQHLMLMHPIMPELEGKDLSDFKDAEGKKFFADFVDTALRLGSGYVRYVWPKPGASSVQPKLSYVKLFVPWHWIIGSGVYMDDIEATFRKQLWYLISIIGGLGLLYIYIGFRLRTLVLHRVGGDMDKAVTIATHLASGNLDTPISLQATNGPISRPARSGVLDRLMQVSATRKRVERVNRRLGEALKQSHEAISLVEADLHFSYINPAFTRLFGYQLEEVIGQPISLLEVTGNEAGSPQDAIQMAGQSGLFHGEVLRRAKDGRLIPVLTNIAPVLDEHRIISGYVATMIDLTEIKRVTEQLRENEEKFHAIFDQAFQFIGILSPDGMLRDANQTALDALGLQLADVVGKPLWTTPWWQHSAAQQTKLKAAIAQAALGNFVRFEVSTQGGQGSLRHIDFSLKPVHDGHGRVEQLIAEGRDITERQLAEDEVRTAMVEVSRINTELLASNHKLEQAQIQLLQSEKMASIGLLAAGVAHEINNPIGFVSSNLYALERYVKELLELLDAYEQLETLVHPSQPGAEALASSVVPLLVGLRSLKEHIDLQFLREDAINLLSESHEGTARVKNIVQSLKDFAHASHEDDWDFANIHTGLESTLKVVWNELKYKCEVVKDYGQLPLVQCLLSQLNQVFMNLLINAAQAIEEKGIITICTGTQEQEVWIDIADTGKGIPAEQLSHIFDPFFTTKPIGKGTGLGLSVSYSIVHKHHGRIEVHSEVGKGSTFRVYLPVTQPPTEDTSAHLHGKGDRAQ
- a CDS encoding transglycosylase domain-containing protein, whose product is MLITLLLLAALDHVFPPPVPGRDAPNALLIVARDGAPLRAFPDRDHVWRHPVALEDVSPLYLQALEHYEDRWFRWHPGINPLALARAAWQWLRYGHIVSGGSTLTMQVARIIEPTPRTLFGKSRQILRALQLELHYSKDEILAIYVNYAPMGGVLEGIEAASRAYLGKPAKRLSHADAALLTVLPQAPSRLRPDRQPQRARLARDKVLHRMVGIWSDNNIRDAYQEPIIAQTMRPPCSPPCLPSVCANKRRVNNASTPVLMHKPSRRLNCC
- a CDS encoding branched-chain amino acid ABC transporter substrate-binding protein — its product is MQMKLKITVAAAIAAVAGLASAQDMVVKIGHVAPMSGAQSHYGKDNTNGARMAIEDLNAQNIVIGGKKIKFELQAEDDAADPKQGTAVAQKLCDSKVAGVVGHLNSGTTIPASKIYHDCGIPMVTGAATNPNLTKPGYKTTYRIIANDLSLGAGLAIYAADVLKVKSVAMIDDRTAYGQGVAEVFKKVALTKGIKVVDDQFTTDKATDFMAILTAIKAKKPDAVFFGGMDPQAGPMLRQMESLGMGGYKYFGGDGICTSELAKLADGAKILENVVCAEGGASLAKMPGGEAWKKRYDAKYPGQFQVYSPYTYDATFLLADAMKRANSTDPKVYVTKLAESNFKGVTNTIAFEPSGEMKNPAITLSTYKDGKKTALN
- a CDS encoding DNA polymerase III subunit chi, whose translation is MTDIAFHFNVPDRLGYVCRLLRKAVTGGVKVVVTGPQDELSQLDTDLWALSTTDFVTHVGLDAPRSVLEKSSVVLADVLDGINIHSVLVNLWPLVPDGFDRYERVIEIVSQDETDRQQARRRWKYYAQTGFHLVRHDLQKVNK
- a CDS encoding leucyl aminopeptidase; amino-acid sequence: MNFDLNIFVPATVSTEKTDVSLVFVPNSFQSGKDALSVLIAKALKSGDLIAKAGQVLDVYRPLGFAATHVVLVHIADGSHGDIRKGVSAAMAAVKSSKPKHVSLNFLLQPNAQGLRAALTCLAESTYMYQTTKSDAQGRSITQVSVAVPDDKLLEAVFKRAVAAVNGIELAKEWGNRPANYATPTHLAGVAKALAKFAHIKVEILGPKEVDKLGMGAFQAVAKGSDEPLRFIELRYQGAAKTEAPVVLVGKGITFDSGGISIKPAAEMDEMKYDMCGAASVLGVFRALAELQPEINVVGLIASCENLPGSRALKPGDVVTSMSGQTIEVLNTDAEGRLVLCDALTYAERFKPKAVLDIATLTGACVIALGGVRSGFFSTNENLSKALLSASESSLDLCWPMPLDDEYAEGLKTSFADVANVAGRAGGAVTAAKFLQRFTSKYPWAHLDVAGTAWKSGAAKGATGRPVGLLLDFLLNYAAEGAVV